In Taeniopygia guttata chromosome 2, bTaeGut7.mat, whole genome shotgun sequence, one genomic interval encodes:
- the CLXN gene encoding calaxin, protein MNKHYCMLYVVTFSSFFPTNVFRLLKCSYFIFYYCSFFECLLTLDLCSACVFLSDPPVRPRGTGRGRPPALPGQRQRQRQQLPAAMSRKGGKLLVDSLTRSAKHFTKSEVECLVKLFDTLVAKASSQFAGAGFDRTVFRDTLYHAFGMTDDVVLDRVFSTFDKDNTGCITVVEWVEGLAVLLRGTLEEKMKYCFAVYDLNGDGYISKEEMFQMLKHSLLIQPADEEPDEGVKDLVEIALKKMDYDHDGKLSFTDFEQAVRDENLLLEAFGPCLPDIKSSMSFEQKIFREVPK, encoded by the exons ATGAACAAGCACTATTGTATGTTGTATGTTGTAACTTTTagctcttttttccccacaaacgTTTTTAGACTCTTAAAAtgcagttattttattttttactacTGCAGTTTTTTTGAATGCCTATTAACACTCGATCTCTGTTCTGCCTGTGTGTTTCTGTCTGACCCGCCCGTGCGGCCCCGCGGCACCGGCCGCGGCCGTCCCCCTGCGTTGCcagggcagcggcagcggcagcggcagcagctCCCGGCCGCCATGAGCAGGAAGGGGGGAAAGCTCCTGGTGGACTCGCTGACCCGATCCGCCAAGCACT TTACCAAAAGCGAAGTGGAATGTCTGGTCAAGCTCTTCGACACGCTGGTGGCCAAGGCCAGCAGCCAGTTTGCTGGGGCCGGCTTCGACCGCACCGTGTTCCGAGACACGCTGTACCACGCCTTCGGCATGACGGATGACGTGGTGCTGGACCGAG TGTTCAGCACTTTTGATAAAGACAACACTGGCTGCATCACTGTGGTGGAATGGGTGGAAGGCTTAGCAGTGTTACTTCGGGGGACACTGGAAGAGAAGATGAAAT ACTGTTTTGCTGTTTATGACCTGAATGGTGATGGATACATTTCAAAAGAGGAAATGTTTCAAATGCTGAAACACAGCCTTCTCATACAACCAGCAGATGAAGAGCCTGATGAGGGAGTTAAGGACTTGGTAGAGATAGCACTGAAAAAAATG GACTACGATCACGATGGCAAGCTTTCTTTTACGGACTTTGAACAAGCAGTCAGAGATGAAAACCTTCTCTTAGAAGCCTTTGGACCATGTTTGCCAGACATAAAG agcaGTATGTCATTTGAACAGAAAATTTTCCGGGAAGTTCCTAAATAG
- the RBM48 gene encoding RNA-binding protein 48 isoform X2 yields MLWHLSVLERGPELNPGFEVYTINLESRYLLIQGVPALGVMKELVEQFALYGAIEEYHALDEYPAEQFTEVYLIKFKKLQCARVAKKKMDERSFFGSLLHVCYAPEFETVQETREKLQDRRKYIAKATNQRDCFVLKKVEGPKKTTSKNSEHDCSQSTSGSSIASDWDSSCFTSHPGVSHNTAYPSGNQNQSWLTSPHYDNNCAEISGYFGQNTSLTPSVHPGVYTTPAPLMQQRMVPTCNGIDRFMPRTTHLQERKRKREEGNKFSLIGTSEDNTEIVIGPQLPEIPKVDMDDESLNTSATLIRNKLKKVADSVSTSVEKPESSSAKPVVKQRRRI; encoded by the exons gtttaCACTATCAACTTGGAATCTCGCTATTTACTGATACAAGGAGTTCCTGCATTAGGTGTTATGAAGGAGTTAGTTGAACAATTTGCATTATATGGTGCCATTGAGGAATATCATGCTCTAGATGAATATCCAGCAGAGCAGTTTACTGAAGTGTATCTTATAAAATTCAAAAAACTGCAATGTGCAAG GGTGGCCAAGAAAAAAATGGATGAACGAAGTTTCTTTGGTAGTTTGCTGCACGTGTGCTATGCTCCAGAATTTGAAACAGTCCAAGAAACTAGAGAGAAGTTGCAGGATAGAAGAAAGTATATAGCAAAAGCAACAAATCAAAGAG ATTGCTTTGTGTTAAAGAAAGTAGAAGGCCCCAAGAAGACAACCTCAAAGAACTCTGAGCATGACTGTTCACAGAGTACATCAGGATCAAGTATAGCCAGTGACTGGGATTCATCCTGCTTTACAAGTCATCCTGGGGTATCCCACAACACAGCATATCCATCTGGGAATCAGAATCAGAGCTGGTTAACATCTCCACACTATGATAACAACTGTGCTGAAATTTCTGGGTACTTTGGTCAAAACACATCTTTAACTCCAAGTGTACATCCAGGAGTGTACACTACACCAGCTCCCTTAATGCAGCAAAGAATGGTTCCAACTTGCAATGGAATTGACAGGTTTATGCCTCGTACAACTCACCTACAAGAACGtaagaggaagagagaagaaggTAACAAGTTTTCCCTCATTGGAACAAGTGAGGACAATACTGAAATTGTTATTGGTCCACAACTACCAGAAATACCTAAAGTGGATATGGATGATGAGTCTTTGAATACTTCAGCTACATTAATTCGAAATAAGCTGAAAAAG GTAGCAGATTCTGTTTCAACGTCTGTGGAAAAACCAGAGAGCAGCTCAGCCAAACCAGTTGTAAAGCAGAGAAGAAGAATATAG